The following coding sequences lie in one Mustelus asterias unplaced genomic scaffold, sMusAst1.hap1.1 HAP1_SCAFFOLD_2256, whole genome shotgun sequence genomic window:
- the hcfc2 gene encoding host cell factor 2 encodes MAASMLKWKRVAGSSGPVPRPRHGHRAVAIKELMVVFGGGNEGIVDELHVYNTATNQWFIPAVRGDIPPGCAAYGFVCDGTRLLVFGGMVEYGKYSNDLYELQASRWEWKKLKPKPPKNGSLPCPRLGHSFSLVGNKCYLFGGLANDSEDPKNNIPRYL; translated from the exons ATGGCGGCTTCCATGCTGAAGTGGAAGCGCGTCGCGGGCTCGAGCGGGCCGGTCCCCCGGCCCCGCCACGGGCACCGGGCCGTGGCCATCAAGGAGCTGATGGTGGTCTTCGGCGGCGGCAACGAGGGCATCGTGGACGAGCTGCACGTTTACAACACGG ccacgAACCAGTGGTTTATCCCGGCAGTACGAGGGGACATTCCGCCCGGCTGCGCCGCCTACGGTTTCGTGTGTGACGGCACCCGCCTGCTGGTCTTCGGGGGCATGGTGGAATACGGCAAATACAGCAACGACCTGTACGAGCTCCAG GCTAGTCGGTGGGAGTGGAAGAAGCTGAAGCCTAAGCCTCCCAAGAACGGGTCGTTGCCATGCCCACGGCTGGGACACAGCTTCTCACTGGTTGGAAACAAATGCTACCTGTTTGGAGGATTGGCCAATGACAGTGAGGACCCCAAGAACAACATTCCACG aTATTTG
- the tmem187 gene encoding transmembrane protein 187 isoform X2 has translation MGLMSAARLGPRAQAFLHVLLLLGACVAALATGLFDGVCTELGYGHYAERPRAGLPRWLAMPCNSLVNLGYMAVGAYWLRRPAERGEPEARAWAYHRAVFAWMALAYGPVQWARLTAQSQRSAALDQWLTLPFFAWVPAWAALLLPRAPTPGRLALASQAASVASYGLALAHCRGFELALAAHVLLAALAGLAAQARLGDPASRLLLAQALASCAGFVGLKLLEWPLSARGLLPQPLSGHFLSKLCDIMQIHLSIRFLERLGRRQGERLSHRQGERLSHRQGERLGRQQGERLSQ, from the exons ATGGGGCTGATGTCGGCGGCCAGGCTGGGGCCCCGGGCCCAGGCTTTCCTGCACGTCCTGCTGCTGCTGGGGGCGTGCGTGGCGGCGCTGGCCACGGGCCTGTTCGACGGGGTGTGCACCGAGCTGGGGTACGGACACTACGCCGAGAGGCCGCGGGCCGGGCTGCCCCGCTGGCTGGCCATGCCCTGCAACTCGCTGGTCAACCTGGGCTACATGGCGGTGGGGGCCTACTGGCTGCGGCGGCCCGCGGAGCGCGGCGAGCCCGAGGCCCGGGCCTGGGCCTACCACCGCGCCGTCTTCGCCTGGATGGCGCTGGCCTACGGGCCGGTGCAGTGGGCCCGGCTGACGGCGCAGAGCCAGCGGAGCGCCGCCCTGGACCAGTGGCTCACGCTGCCCTTCTTCGCCTGGGTGCCGGCGTGGGCGGCGCTGCTGCTCCCCCGGGCCCCCACCCCCGGCCGCCTGGCCCTGGCCTCCCAGGCCGCCTCGGTGGCCAGCTACGGCCTGGCGCTGGCCCACTGCCGCGGCTTCGAGCTGGCGCTGGCCGCCCACGTCCTGCTGGCCGCGCTGGCCGGCCTGGCGGCCCAGGCCCGCCTGGGGGACCCCGCCTCCCGCCTCCTGCTGGCCCAGGCCCTGGCTTCGTGCGCCGGCTTCGTGGGCCTCAAGCTGCTGGAGTGGCCGCTGTCGGCGCGGGGCCTCCTGCCCCAGCCCCTGTCCGGCCACTTCCTGTCCAAGCTCTGTGACATCATGCAGATCCACCTCAGCATCCGCTTCCTGGAGCGCCTGGGCCGCCGGCAGGGGGAGCGC CTGAGCCACCGGCAGGGGGAGCGCCTGAGCCACCGGCAGGGGGAGCGCCTGGGCCGCCAGCAGGGGGAGCGCCTGAGCCAGTGA
- the tmem187 gene encoding transmembrane protein 187 isoform X1, whose amino-acid sequence MGLMSAARLGPRAQAFLHVLLLLGACVAALATGLFDGVCTELGYGHYAERPRAGLPRWLAMPCNSLVNLGYMAVGAYWLRRPAERGEPEARAWAYHRAVFAWMALAYGPVQWARLTAQSQRSAALDQWLTLPFFAWVPAWAALLLPRAPTPGRLALASQAASVASYGLALAHCRGFELALAAHVLLAALAGLAAQARLGDPASRLLLAQALASCAGFVGLKLLEWPLSARGLLPQPLSGHFLSKLCDIMQIHLSIRFLERLGRRQGERLGRRQGERLGRQQGERLSHRQGERLSHRQGERLGRQQGERLSQ is encoded by the coding sequence ATGGGGCTGATGTCGGCGGCCAGGCTGGGGCCCCGGGCCCAGGCTTTCCTGCACGTCCTGCTGCTGCTGGGGGCGTGCGTGGCGGCGCTGGCCACGGGCCTGTTCGACGGGGTGTGCACCGAGCTGGGGTACGGACACTACGCCGAGAGGCCGCGGGCCGGGCTGCCCCGCTGGCTGGCCATGCCCTGCAACTCGCTGGTCAACCTGGGCTACATGGCGGTGGGGGCCTACTGGCTGCGGCGGCCCGCGGAGCGCGGCGAGCCCGAGGCCCGGGCCTGGGCCTACCACCGCGCCGTCTTCGCCTGGATGGCGCTGGCCTACGGGCCGGTGCAGTGGGCCCGGCTGACGGCGCAGAGCCAGCGGAGCGCCGCCCTGGACCAGTGGCTCACGCTGCCCTTCTTCGCCTGGGTGCCGGCGTGGGCGGCGCTGCTGCTCCCCCGGGCCCCCACCCCCGGCCGCCTGGCCCTGGCCTCCCAGGCCGCCTCGGTGGCCAGCTACGGCCTGGCGCTGGCCCACTGCCGCGGCTTCGAGCTGGCGCTGGCCGCCCACGTCCTGCTGGCCGCGCTGGCCGGCCTGGCGGCCCAGGCCCGCCTGGGGGACCCCGCCTCCCGCCTCCTGCTGGCCCAGGCCCTGGCTTCGTGCGCCGGCTTCGTGGGCCTCAAGCTGCTGGAGTGGCCGCTGTCGGCGCGGGGCCTCCTGCCCCAGCCCCTGTCCGGCCACTTCCTGTCCAAGCTCTGTGACATCATGCAGATCCACCTCAGCATCCGCTTCCTGGAGCGCCTGGGCCGCCGGCAGGGGGAGCGCCTGGGCCGCCGGCAGGGGGAGCGCCTGGGCCGCCAGCAGGGGGAGCGCCTGAGCCACCGGCAGGGGGAGCGCCTGAGCCACCGGCAGGGGGAGCGCCTGGGCCGCCAGCAGGGGGAGCGCCTGAGCCAGTGA